In the Harmonia axyridis chromosome 3, icHarAxyr1.1, whole genome shotgun sequence genome, one interval contains:
- the LOC123677176 gene encoding ankyrin repeat domain-containing protein 50 isoform X1: MTQQGDKKKFYCREWAFQKLSHCLDQRPISKTCGALLLGSAGCGKTTFCSELCWPSQGLSGRQQRALNRRLLCYHFLQGHNEKSLSLSEFVRSLVTQILNHSTESHKERSLRKKISSDGKSEYNTSSSTKETVGTASNILYDHVEESLYSNVFPETVLSPSVESKKFIPTTPNLPPNPRTVIADAYLEKLKSDNEIQIALRAKNIEMNPDDCLKRALLFPLLEIEPPKTSLFIIIDSIDEHSFNYSNSTLTRCKPRERTSQSKTIAELLANHHHLFPQWLLLVCTARKQSKSIAKMFTGFRKLSLDDLRKSQVVRDVQQYILSRLDQEQNLRQHISRDTAEMLNQLHIKSNGCFLYLEKVLDGVSDKFIILREVREIPGTLNGLYLWLSQRLFNRKQFAKVQPLLNVILAAKCSLTESLLYDIIKVYNPKIHTEDFKKRYDLLKRVLVVSKAGNISLFHHSFAEWLLDIKHCTQKYLCNIFHGHCILAMYYTLHAKYLNNQEIYDYAFHLTRMEQYLCDQNTQKTQSLSYKLTSEKSKHSSNTHSSDKTEHYPDLKMSPQELAKLPIKETSLNSTPLEGNPPKVDNSDFNLDLELKKLDNFENLNLKSPVQEKDIYAEVNKVKKESRGFLHQNNDLPTVLPQNFETAVANEVSTSKSSVQDSKTLDIHTLIQLWLILSGCNVEECLLEGNEMAGVNFGAFLPTDQKVLKLLLEAGAVEQTDVEGCDYQSQISLASTSSEVSPDPLFNLHEMHGQAALHVAARLGQTEVVKVLLEAGASVDDADIDGWTPLRAAAWGGHTEVVELLVKHGCTLDSVDAENRTALRAAAWSGHEEIVKILLQNGAQVNSTDHEGRTALIAAAYMGHNEIVDHLLDYGADINHADADGRTALSVAALCAPRSPGVNVVSTLLERGAFVDHEDKEGMTPLLVASFEGHRDVCEILLENEADVDHTDHSGRSPLWAAASMGHAPVVALLLFWGCCIDSMDSEGRTVLSVAAAQGCVEVVKQLLDRGLDEQHRDNSGWTPLHYAAFEGHQDVCETLLEAGARIDETDNEGKAALVLAAQGGHTSLVSLFLDKYCAPVDQRPHDGKSALRLAALEGHYDIVQILLQNGADIDAKDADGRSTLYVLSLDDRLAMCKYFIQQGADVETRDLEGRTPLHVSSWQGHLEMVNLLLKYGKVQVDACDLENRTALHSASWQGHSEIVKLLLENGAIPDHTCNQGATALGIAAQEGHEACVVALLEHGADPNHSDACGRNALRVAAKSGHRGVVRLLEEYSSRSHKVAHTSSSANSITSASTAETKPSCAILYPNSNDWPDQQRRSMISLGNHSSNSKSSSNLTNSSHSSRHGECSRENTQNAQPLSFTQKLQQCSRGAKTRPLSKVLSPLQSEPQSPIYASPPLSPVHDTPNIFGAMNIYQPVLRHNFAKAPDTHFARDTHMRIILGNSSSSPSNKNDKKNEEDSSKNKRFDFINFFNQKPKRNGIVTNPALRLVANVKNGLDSAAANLRKSTSSANPASKTNSFHWRRETPL, from the exons ATGACTCAACAAGGagataaaaagaaattttattgtaGAGAATGGgcctttcaaaaattatcacaCTGTTTGGATCAACGCCCAATATCTAAAACATGTGGGGCTTTACTTCTAGGCAGCGCAGGATGTGGTAAAACAACTTTTTGTTCTGAATTGTGTTGGCCTAGCCAAGGGCTATCAGGAAGGCAACAGAGAGCGTTAAACAGAAGATTACTTTGCTATCATTTTCTCCAAGGACACAATGAAAAGAGCCTCTCATTGAGTGAGTTTGTGAGGTCCTTAGTAACACAAATATTAAACCACTCTACTGAAAGCCACAAAGAAAGGAGCCtcaggaaaaaaatttcaagcgaTGGTAAAAGCGAATATAATACTTCTTCCAGCACAAAAGAAACAGTGGGAACTGCAAGTAACATTTTATATGATCATGTTGAAGAAAGTTTGTACAGTAATGTGTTTCCCGAAACTGTGTTATCTCCAAGTGTCGAAAGTAAGAAATTCATACCTACAACCCCAAATTTACCACCTAATCCGAGAACAGTAATAGCTGATGCCTACTTGGAGAAGCTGAAATCAGATAATGAGATCCAAATTGCTTTAAGagcaaaaaatatcgaaatgaatcCTGATGATTGTTTGAAGAGAGCACTTCTCTTTCCTCTACTTGAGATTGAGCCTCCTAAAACTTCCCTTTTTATAATAATAGATTCAATTGATGAACACTCATTTAATTACTCTAACTCTACACTTACTAGGTGTAAACCAAGAGAAAGGACATCACAGAGCAAAACAATAGCAGAGTTACTTGCAAATCATCACCATTTATTTCCTCAATGGCTGCTGTTAGTTTGTACAGCTAGAAAACAGTCCAAAAGCATTGCAAAAATGTTCACAG GCTTTAGAAAATTGAGTCTAGATGATTTGAGAAAAAGTCAAGTTGTGAGAGATGTACAACAGTATATTTTATCTAGGTTGGATCAAGAACAGAATCTCAGACAACACATAAGTAGGGATACTGCAGAAATGCTCAATCAGTTACATATAAAAAGCAATGGTTGTTTTTTGTATTTGGAAAAG GTGCTAGATGGTGTTTCTGACAAATTCATAATCCTAAGAGAAGTCAGAGAAATACCAGGAACACTAAATGGTCTATATCTGTGGTTGTCTCAAAGATTATTCAACAGAAAACAGTTTGCAAAGGTTCAACCACTTTTAAATGTAATCTTAGCCGCAAAATGTTCTTTAACAGAATCCTTACTTTATGACATCATTAAAGTATATAATCCAAAAATACATACAGAAGATTTCAAAAAAAGATATGATTTACTGAAGAGAGTGCTTGTTGTCTCCAAAGCAGGGAATATAAGTTTGTTTCATCATTCATTCGCAGAATGGTTGCTCGATATAAAACACTGCACGCAGAAATACCTGTGTAACATCTTTCATGGGCACTGCATTCTTGCAATGTACTACACACTTCATGCAAAGTATTTGAATAACCAAGAAATTTACGACTATGCATTTCATCTGACTAGGATGGAACAATATCTTTGTGATCAGAACACTCAAAAAACTCAAAGTTTATCCTATAAACTTACCAGTGAAAAAAGTAAACATTCTTCTAATACTCACTCAAGTGACAAAACTGAACATTATCCGGATCTTAAAATGTCACCTCAAGAGTTGGCAAAATTGCCAATAAAAGAGACCAGTCTGAATTCCACCCCATTAGAAGGAAACCCACCCAAAGTCGATAATTCAGATTTCAATTTAGACCTTGAGTTGAAGAAGTTGGacaactttgaaaatttgaatctgAAGTCCCCTGTCCAAGAAAAGGATATTTATGCTGAAGTCAATAAAGTTAAAAAGGAATCCAGAGGTTTCCTACATCAGAATAATGATTTGCCAACTGTTTTACCGCAGAATTTTGAAACAGCTGTTGCAAATGAAGTCAGCACCTCAAAGTCAAGTGTACAA gattCTAAAACACTTGACATTCACACCCTTATACAGCTCTGGTTGATTCTAAGTGGTTGTAATGTCGAAGAATGTCTTTTGGAGGGTAATGAAATGGCAGGTGTAAACTTTGGTGCTTTCCTGCCCACAGATCAGAaagttttgaaacttttattggAAGCAGGAGCGGTTGAACAAACTGATGTTGAAGGTTGTGATTATCAAAGTCAG ataTCTTTAGCGTCCACATCTTCTGAAGTAAGCCCTGATCCCCTGTTCAATCTCCATGAAATGCACGGTCAGGCAGCATTACATGTAGCTGCTAGATTAGGTCAAACAGAAGTTGTAAAG GTTTTACTAGAAGCTGGTGCCAGCGTCGATGACGCCGACATTGACGGTTGGACTCCGTTAAGAGCTGCTGCTTGGGGAGGTCACACAGAG GTTGTAGAACTTTTGGTAAAACATGGCTGTACATTGGACAGTGTAGATGCTGAAAATCGTACAGCATTAAGAGCAGCAGCTTGGTCAGGTCACGAAGAAATTGTGAAGATTCTCCTGCAGAATGGTGCCCAAGTAAATTCAACAGATCACGAAGGAAGAACGGCATTAATAGCTGCTGCTTACATGGGTCATAACGAGATAGTCGATCATCTGTTAGATTATGGTGCTGATATCAATCATGCAGATGCGGATGGTAGAACAGCGTTGAGTGTAGCTGCTCTATGTGCTCCTAGATCACCTGGTGTTAATGTGGTTTCAACACTTTTAGAGAGGGGAGCTTTTGTTGACCATGAAGATAAAGAAGGGATGACCCCACTACTTGTTGCTTCATTTGAAGGTCATAG gGATGTATGTGAGATTCTTCTAGAAAACGAAGCAGATGTAGATCATACAGATCACAGTGGCAGGAGTCCCTTATGGGCTGCTGCCAGCATGGGACACGCTCCTGTTGTTGCACTTCTCTTATTTTGGGGGTGTTGTATAGATTCCATGGATTCTGAAGGTCGAACTGTTCTGTCTGTAGCTGCTGCACAAG GTTGTGTGGAAGTTGTGAAACAGCTTCTAGATAGAGGGCTGGATGAACAACACAGGGATAATTCTGGTTGGACCCCACTTCATTATGCTGCATTTGAAG GTCACCAAGATGTTTGTGAGACTCTTTTAGAAGCTGGAGCTAGAATAGATGAGACAGATAATGAGGGAAAAGCTGCCTTAGTTCTTGCCGCACAAGGAGGACATACTTCACTTGTTAGCTTATTTTTAGATAAATATTGTGCTCCAGTCGATCAAAGGCCACATGATGGAAAGTCTGCTTTGAG ATTAGCTGCTTTGGAAGGGCATTACGACATTGTACAGATTTTACTTCAGAATGGAGCAGACATAGATGCCAAAGATGCAGACGGTAGAAGTACTCTTTATGTTTTATCATTAGATGATCGATTGGCCATgtgtaaatatttcattcaacaagGGGCTGACGTAGAGACTAGAGATCTAGAA gGAAGAACACCTCTTCATGTTTCATCATGGCAAGGTCATTTAGAGATGGTCAATCTTTTATTGAAGTATGGTAAGGTACAAGTAGACGCCTGTGATTTAGAAAATAGGACTGCTCTTCATTCTGCCAGCTGGCAAGGTCATAGTGAGATTGTCAAGCTGCTTTTAGAAAATGGTGCCATACCTGATCATACTTGTAATCAAGGAGCGACTGCATTAG GAATAGCAGCTCAGGAAGGTCATGAGGCATGTGTCGTAGCGCTTTTAGAACACGGCGCCGACCCTAATCATTCAGACGCATGCGGAAGAAACGCTTTGAGAGTCGCTGCTAAATCTGGTCATAGAGGTGTAGTAAGATTGCTCGAAGAATACAGTTCTAGGTCTCATAAGGTAGCTCACACAAGCAGTAGTGCTAATTCCATTACGTCAG CGTCCACAGCAGAAACAAAGCCCTCTTGTGCCATATTGTATCCTAATTCAAACGATTGGCCTGATCAACAAAGGAGATCGATGATTTCTCTAGGAAACCACAGTTCTAATTCTAAATCGAGCTCTAATCTTACAAATTCTAGTCATTCAAGTAGACATGGAGAATGCTCAAGAGAAAATACTCAAAACGCGCAG cctTTATCATTTACACAAAAGCTCCAACAATGTTCTAGGGGTGCCAAAACTAGACCGTTGAGCAAAGTACTGTCTCCCTTACAGAGTGAACCTCAAAGTCCTATATATGCATCGCCTCCATTGAGTCCTGTTCATGATACACCCAACATTTTTG GTGCAATGAACATCTATCAGCCTGTTTTGAGACATAATTTTGCTAAGGCCCCAGATACACATTTTGCAAGGGACACACACATGCGAATAATATTAGGAAATTCTAGTTCTTCACCAAGTAATAAAAACGACaagaaaaatgaagaagatagtTCAAAGAATAAGAGGTTTGACTTTATCAATTTCTT TAATCAAAAACCAAAAAGAAATGGTATAGTTACGAATCCTGCCTTGAGATTGGTAGCAAATGTAAAGAATGGTTTAGATTCTGCTGCTGCTAACCTTAGAAAGTCAACTTCTTCTGCAAATCCGGCCTCGAAAACAAACAGTTTTCATTGGAGAAGGGAAACGCCACTCTAA
- the LOC123677176 gene encoding ankyrin repeat domain-containing protein 50 isoform X2 — protein MTQQGDKKKFYCREWAFQKLSHCLDQRPISKTCGALLLGSAGCGKTTFCSELCWPSQGLSGRQQRALNRRLLCYHFLQGHNEKSLSLSEFVRSLVTQILNHSTESHKERSLRKKISSDGKSEYNTSSSTKETVGTASNILYDHVEESLYSNVFPETVLSPSVESKKFIPTTPNLPPNPRTVIADAYLEKLKSDNEIQIALRAKNIEMNPDDCLKRALLFPLLEIEPPKTSLFIIIDSIDEHSFNYSNSTLTRCKPRERTSQSKTIAELLANHHHLFPQWLLLVCTARKQSKSIAKMFTGFRKLSLDDLRKSQVVRDVQQYILSRLDQEQNLRQHISRDTAEMLNQLHIKSNGCFLYLEKVLDGVSDKFIILREVREIPGTLNGLYLWLSQRLFNRKQFAKVQPLLNVILAAKCSLTESLLYDIIKVYNPKIHTEDFKKRYDLLKRVLVVSKAGNISLFHHSFAEWLLDIKHCTQKYLCNIFHGHCILAMYYTLHAKYLNNQEIYDYAFHLTRMEQYLCDQNTQKTQSLSYKLTSEKSKHSSNTHSSDKTEHYPDLKMSPQELAKLPIKETSLNSTPLEGNPPKVDNSDFNLDLELKKLDNFENLNLKSPVQEKDIYAEVNKVKKESRGFLHQNNDLPTVLPQNFETAVANEVSTSKSSVQDSKTLDIHTLIQLWLILSGCNVEECLLEGNEMAGVNFGAFLPTDQKVLKLLLEAGAVEQTDVEGCDYQSQISLASTSSEVSPDPLFNLHEMHGQAALHVAARLGQTEVVKVLLEAGASVDDADIDGWTPLRAAAWGGHTEVVELLVKHGCTLDSVDAENRTALRAAAWSGHEEIVKILLQNGAQVNSTDHEGRTALIAAAYMGHNEIVDHLLDYGADINHADADGRTALSVAALCAPRSPGVNVVSTLLERGAFVDHEDKEGMTPLLVASFEGHRDVCEILLENEADVDHTDHSGRSPLWAAASMGHAPVVALLLFWGCCIDSMDSEGRTVLSVAAAQGCVEVVKQLLDRGLDEQHRDNSGWTPLHYAAFEGHQDVCETLLEAGARIDETDNEGKAALVLAAQGGHTSLVSLFLDKYCAPVDQRPHDGKSALRLAALEGHYDIVQILLQNGADIDAKDADGRSTLYVLSLDDRLAMCKYFIQQGADVETRDLEGRTPLHVSSWQGHLEMVNLLLKYGKVQVDACDLENRTALHSASWQGHSEIVKLLLENGAIPDHTCNQGATALGIAAQEGHEACVVALLEHGADPNHSDACGRNALRVAAKSGHRGVVRLLEEYSSRSHKVAHTSSSANSITSASTAETKPSCAILYPNSNDWPDQQRRSMISLGNHSSNSKSSSNLTNSSHSSRHGECSRENTQNAQPLSFTQKLQQCSRGAKTRPLSKVLSPLQSEPQSPIYASPPLSPVHDTPNIFGAMNIYQPVLRHNFAKAPDTHFARDTHMRIILGNSSSSPSNKNDKKNEEDSSKNKSNQKPKRNGIVTNPALRLVANVKNGLDSAAANLRKSTSSANPASKTNSFHWRRETPL, from the exons ATGACTCAACAAGGagataaaaagaaattttattgtaGAGAATGGgcctttcaaaaattatcacaCTGTTTGGATCAACGCCCAATATCTAAAACATGTGGGGCTTTACTTCTAGGCAGCGCAGGATGTGGTAAAACAACTTTTTGTTCTGAATTGTGTTGGCCTAGCCAAGGGCTATCAGGAAGGCAACAGAGAGCGTTAAACAGAAGATTACTTTGCTATCATTTTCTCCAAGGACACAATGAAAAGAGCCTCTCATTGAGTGAGTTTGTGAGGTCCTTAGTAACACAAATATTAAACCACTCTACTGAAAGCCACAAAGAAAGGAGCCtcaggaaaaaaatttcaagcgaTGGTAAAAGCGAATATAATACTTCTTCCAGCACAAAAGAAACAGTGGGAACTGCAAGTAACATTTTATATGATCATGTTGAAGAAAGTTTGTACAGTAATGTGTTTCCCGAAACTGTGTTATCTCCAAGTGTCGAAAGTAAGAAATTCATACCTACAACCCCAAATTTACCACCTAATCCGAGAACAGTAATAGCTGATGCCTACTTGGAGAAGCTGAAATCAGATAATGAGATCCAAATTGCTTTAAGagcaaaaaatatcgaaatgaatcCTGATGATTGTTTGAAGAGAGCACTTCTCTTTCCTCTACTTGAGATTGAGCCTCCTAAAACTTCCCTTTTTATAATAATAGATTCAATTGATGAACACTCATTTAATTACTCTAACTCTACACTTACTAGGTGTAAACCAAGAGAAAGGACATCACAGAGCAAAACAATAGCAGAGTTACTTGCAAATCATCACCATTTATTTCCTCAATGGCTGCTGTTAGTTTGTACAGCTAGAAAACAGTCCAAAAGCATTGCAAAAATGTTCACAG GCTTTAGAAAATTGAGTCTAGATGATTTGAGAAAAAGTCAAGTTGTGAGAGATGTACAACAGTATATTTTATCTAGGTTGGATCAAGAACAGAATCTCAGACAACACATAAGTAGGGATACTGCAGAAATGCTCAATCAGTTACATATAAAAAGCAATGGTTGTTTTTTGTATTTGGAAAAG GTGCTAGATGGTGTTTCTGACAAATTCATAATCCTAAGAGAAGTCAGAGAAATACCAGGAACACTAAATGGTCTATATCTGTGGTTGTCTCAAAGATTATTCAACAGAAAACAGTTTGCAAAGGTTCAACCACTTTTAAATGTAATCTTAGCCGCAAAATGTTCTTTAACAGAATCCTTACTTTATGACATCATTAAAGTATATAATCCAAAAATACATACAGAAGATTTCAAAAAAAGATATGATTTACTGAAGAGAGTGCTTGTTGTCTCCAAAGCAGGGAATATAAGTTTGTTTCATCATTCATTCGCAGAATGGTTGCTCGATATAAAACACTGCACGCAGAAATACCTGTGTAACATCTTTCATGGGCACTGCATTCTTGCAATGTACTACACACTTCATGCAAAGTATTTGAATAACCAAGAAATTTACGACTATGCATTTCATCTGACTAGGATGGAACAATATCTTTGTGATCAGAACACTCAAAAAACTCAAAGTTTATCCTATAAACTTACCAGTGAAAAAAGTAAACATTCTTCTAATACTCACTCAAGTGACAAAACTGAACATTATCCGGATCTTAAAATGTCACCTCAAGAGTTGGCAAAATTGCCAATAAAAGAGACCAGTCTGAATTCCACCCCATTAGAAGGAAACCCACCCAAAGTCGATAATTCAGATTTCAATTTAGACCTTGAGTTGAAGAAGTTGGacaactttgaaaatttgaatctgAAGTCCCCTGTCCAAGAAAAGGATATTTATGCTGAAGTCAATAAAGTTAAAAAGGAATCCAGAGGTTTCCTACATCAGAATAATGATTTGCCAACTGTTTTACCGCAGAATTTTGAAACAGCTGTTGCAAATGAAGTCAGCACCTCAAAGTCAAGTGTACAA gattCTAAAACACTTGACATTCACACCCTTATACAGCTCTGGTTGATTCTAAGTGGTTGTAATGTCGAAGAATGTCTTTTGGAGGGTAATGAAATGGCAGGTGTAAACTTTGGTGCTTTCCTGCCCACAGATCAGAaagttttgaaacttttattggAAGCAGGAGCGGTTGAACAAACTGATGTTGAAGGTTGTGATTATCAAAGTCAG ataTCTTTAGCGTCCACATCTTCTGAAGTAAGCCCTGATCCCCTGTTCAATCTCCATGAAATGCACGGTCAGGCAGCATTACATGTAGCTGCTAGATTAGGTCAAACAGAAGTTGTAAAG GTTTTACTAGAAGCTGGTGCCAGCGTCGATGACGCCGACATTGACGGTTGGACTCCGTTAAGAGCTGCTGCTTGGGGAGGTCACACAGAG GTTGTAGAACTTTTGGTAAAACATGGCTGTACATTGGACAGTGTAGATGCTGAAAATCGTACAGCATTAAGAGCAGCAGCTTGGTCAGGTCACGAAGAAATTGTGAAGATTCTCCTGCAGAATGGTGCCCAAGTAAATTCAACAGATCACGAAGGAAGAACGGCATTAATAGCTGCTGCTTACATGGGTCATAACGAGATAGTCGATCATCTGTTAGATTATGGTGCTGATATCAATCATGCAGATGCGGATGGTAGAACAGCGTTGAGTGTAGCTGCTCTATGTGCTCCTAGATCACCTGGTGTTAATGTGGTTTCAACACTTTTAGAGAGGGGAGCTTTTGTTGACCATGAAGATAAAGAAGGGATGACCCCACTACTTGTTGCTTCATTTGAAGGTCATAG gGATGTATGTGAGATTCTTCTAGAAAACGAAGCAGATGTAGATCATACAGATCACAGTGGCAGGAGTCCCTTATGGGCTGCTGCCAGCATGGGACACGCTCCTGTTGTTGCACTTCTCTTATTTTGGGGGTGTTGTATAGATTCCATGGATTCTGAAGGTCGAACTGTTCTGTCTGTAGCTGCTGCACAAG GTTGTGTGGAAGTTGTGAAACAGCTTCTAGATAGAGGGCTGGATGAACAACACAGGGATAATTCTGGTTGGACCCCACTTCATTATGCTGCATTTGAAG GTCACCAAGATGTTTGTGAGACTCTTTTAGAAGCTGGAGCTAGAATAGATGAGACAGATAATGAGGGAAAAGCTGCCTTAGTTCTTGCCGCACAAGGAGGACATACTTCACTTGTTAGCTTATTTTTAGATAAATATTGTGCTCCAGTCGATCAAAGGCCACATGATGGAAAGTCTGCTTTGAG ATTAGCTGCTTTGGAAGGGCATTACGACATTGTACAGATTTTACTTCAGAATGGAGCAGACATAGATGCCAAAGATGCAGACGGTAGAAGTACTCTTTATGTTTTATCATTAGATGATCGATTGGCCATgtgtaaatatttcattcaacaagGGGCTGACGTAGAGACTAGAGATCTAGAA gGAAGAACACCTCTTCATGTTTCATCATGGCAAGGTCATTTAGAGATGGTCAATCTTTTATTGAAGTATGGTAAGGTACAAGTAGACGCCTGTGATTTAGAAAATAGGACTGCTCTTCATTCTGCCAGCTGGCAAGGTCATAGTGAGATTGTCAAGCTGCTTTTAGAAAATGGTGCCATACCTGATCATACTTGTAATCAAGGAGCGACTGCATTAG GAATAGCAGCTCAGGAAGGTCATGAGGCATGTGTCGTAGCGCTTTTAGAACACGGCGCCGACCCTAATCATTCAGACGCATGCGGAAGAAACGCTTTGAGAGTCGCTGCTAAATCTGGTCATAGAGGTGTAGTAAGATTGCTCGAAGAATACAGTTCTAGGTCTCATAAGGTAGCTCACACAAGCAGTAGTGCTAATTCCATTACGTCAG CGTCCACAGCAGAAACAAAGCCCTCTTGTGCCATATTGTATCCTAATTCAAACGATTGGCCTGATCAACAAAGGAGATCGATGATTTCTCTAGGAAACCACAGTTCTAATTCTAAATCGAGCTCTAATCTTACAAATTCTAGTCATTCAAGTAGACATGGAGAATGCTCAAGAGAAAATACTCAAAACGCGCAG cctTTATCATTTACACAAAAGCTCCAACAATGTTCTAGGGGTGCCAAAACTAGACCGTTGAGCAAAGTACTGTCTCCCTTACAGAGTGAACCTCAAAGTCCTATATATGCATCGCCTCCATTGAGTCCTGTTCATGATACACCCAACATTTTTG GTGCAATGAACATCTATCAGCCTGTTTTGAGACATAATTTTGCTAAGGCCCCAGATACACATTTTGCAAGGGACACACACATGCGAATAATATTAGGAAATTCTAGTTCTTCACCAAGTAATAAAAACGACaagaaaaatgaagaagatagtTCAAAGAATAAGAG TAATCAAAAACCAAAAAGAAATGGTATAGTTACGAATCCTGCCTTGAGATTGGTAGCAAATGTAAAGAATGGTTTAGATTCTGCTGCTGCTAACCTTAGAAAGTCAACTTCTTCTGCAAATCCGGCCTCGAAAACAAACAGTTTTCATTGGAGAAGGGAAACGCCACTCTAA